One genomic region from Eptesicus fuscus isolate TK198812 chromosome 18, DD_ASM_mEF_20220401, whole genome shotgun sequence encodes:
- the ZBTB38 gene encoding zinc finger and BTB domain-containing protein 38, which translates to MTVMSLSRDLKDDVHSDTVLSILNEQRIRGILCDVTIIVEDTKFKAHSNVLAASSLYFKNIFWSHTICISSHVLELDDLKAEVFTEILNYIYSSTVVVKRQETVTDLAAAGKKLGISFLEDLTNRSFCSSPGPYVYCITEKGVVKEEKNEKRQHEEPAITNGPRITNAFSIIETENSNNMFSPLDLRASFKKVSDSMRNASLCLERTDVCHEAEPVRTLAEHSYAVSTGAEAYRSQPVGEPASSPPGKTGEENGGAVAEKPTACRKPKALSIPQDSEPATEKTPPPPGTNVEASQGRSPPPAAVLPGSKSPHTEGDVRLPREGENVPSEVPGPPAAELPPLVYNCSSCSKSFDSSTLLGAHMQLHKPTQQPLVCKYCNKEFSTPNRLDRHEQICMRSSHIPVPGGNQCFLENYPTIGQNRGSFPGPEALLSGNRIGDFSSTGSTLPEMDHLVKFVNGQMLYSCTVCKRSYVTLSSLRRHANVHSWRRTYPCHYCNKVFALAEYRTRHEIWHTGERRYQCIFCLETFMTYYILKNHQKSFHAIDHRLSISKKTANGGLKPSVYPYKLYRLLPMKCKRAPYKSYRNASYENARENRQVSEPAAGPYVVQNPRSSELPALNFPDGMHTVTHGPAVPLDTATGHNRPASANVQNAEGSKWGAETLKADLDNNFYSKEVSLSFPENAVSSTLPAGGMPALSLSHGSENSASVISYGGSAPSVIVHSSQFSSVIVHSGMVAALSSSNPRAPSGPAVGQTVKEDSKPEPDKVGRVVSRHRGIKEKKKTIPCDRGDVPEESRSAADPGGSLSKATNVSKETSKIETYIAKPALPGTSTNSNVAPLCQITVKIGNEAIVKRHILGSKLFYKRGRRPKYEAQEETLPQEGDLDTKADGPLDLCQSECMDMSEMFDEASDQDSTDKPWRPYYNYKPKKKSRQLRKMRKASWRKEHGGRSPGTKYKYPAELDCAVGKAPPEKAFEEEENKEMPKLQCELCDGDKALGTGNLGRPHRHLTARPYACEFCAKQFQNPSTLKMHMRCHTGEKPYPCKTCGRCFSVQGNLQKHERIHLGVKEFICQYCNKAFTLNETLKIHERIHTGEKRYHCQFCFQSFLYLSTKRNHEQRHVREHAGKGFACFQCPKICKTAAALGMHQKKHLFKSPSQQEKTEGDVYHENSDPLENPHFMDSEDSDQKDHLQTIVGNVL; encoded by the coding sequence ATGACAGTCATGTCCCTTTCCAGGGACCTCAAGGACGACGTTCACAGTGACACAGTGCTCTCCATTTTAAATGAGCAGCGCATCCGGGGCATTTTGTGTGATGTCACTATCATTGTGGAAGACACCAAATTTAAAGCCCACAGCAATGTCCTGGCTGCTTCAAgcctttatttcaaaaatatcttctGGAGCCATACCATCTGCATTTCCAGCCACGTCCTGGAGCTGGACGATCTCAAAGCCGAAGTGTTTACAGAAATCCTTAATTATATCTACAGCTCCACGGTCGTGGTCAAGAGACAGGAAACAGTCACTGATCTTGCAGCTGCAGGGAAAAAGCTGGGGATATCCTTCCTGGAAGATCTGACCAATCGCAGCTTCTGCAGTTCCCCAGGGCCCTACGTATACTGCATTACTGAAAAGGGCgtggttaaagaagaaaaaaatgaaaaaaggcagCACGAAGAACCAGCCATCACCAACGGGCCAAGGATCACAAATGCGTTTTCCATCATCGAAACGGAAAATAGTAATAACATGTTTTCTCCACTGGACTTGAGGGCGAGTTTCAAAAAGGTCTCCGACTCCATGAGAAACGCCAGCCTCTGCCTGGAGAGGACTGACGTCTGCCACGAGGCGGAGCCCGTGCGGACCCTGGCCGAGCACTCCTACGCCGTTTCCACCGGGGCCGAGGCTTACCGGAGTCAGCCCGTAGGCGAACCTGCCAGCAGCCCGCCTGGCAAGACAGGCGAAGAAAACGGGGGAGCTGTTGCCGAAAAACCGACAGCATGCCGGAAGCCGAAGGCACTCTCCATACCCCAGGATTCTGAACCAGCCACGGAGAAGACGCCACCCCCTCCAGGAACCAACGTGGAGGCCAGCCAAGGAAGGAGCCCACCGCCAGCCGCAGTTCTTCCCGGCTCAAAATCTCCCCACACGGAAGGAGATGTCCGTCTTCCCAGGGAAGGTGAAAACGTACCCTCCGAGGTCCCCGGGCCGCCGGCAGCCGAGCTCCCGCCTCTCGTTTACAATTGCAGCTCCTGCTCCAAGTCCTTTGACAGCAGCACCCTGCTCGGTGCCCATATGCAGCTGCACAAGcccacccagcagcccctggTGTGCAAGTACTGCAACAAAGAGTTCAGCACCCCGAACAGGCTGGACCGGCACGAACAGATCTGCATGAGGTCCAGCCACATACCCGTTCCAGGAGGAAATCAGTGCTTTTTAGAAAACTATCCTACCATTGGACAAAACAGAGGGTCCTTCCCGGGTCCAGAGGCTTTATTATCTGGAAATAGGATCGGTGACTTTTCCAGTACCGGAAGCACCTTGCCAGAGATGGACCACCTGGTTAAATTTGTTAACGGGCAGATGCTCTACAGCTGTACTGTGTGTAAGCGCAGTTACGTGACTTTGTCCAGCCTCCGCCGACACGCAAATGTCCACTCCTGGCGAAGAACATACCCTTGCCATTACTGCAACAAAGTGTTCGCGTTGGCCGAGTACAGGACAAGACACGAGATCTGGCACACGGGGGAGAGGCGGTACCAGTGCATTTTCTGCCTCGAAACCTTCATGACCTACTATATTCTCAAAAACCATCAGAAGTCCTTCCATGCCATAGATCACAGACTTTCCATCAGTAAAAAAACGGCAAACGGAGGCCTGAAACCTAGTGTCTATCCGTATAAACTGTACAGGCTGCTGCCCATGAAGTGCAAGAGAGCCCCTTACAAGAGCTACCGAAACGCGTCCTATGAAAACGCCCGAGAGaacaggcaggtgagcgagcCTGCAGCTGGCCCCTACGTTGTTCAGAATCCACGCAGCTCTGAGTTGCCTGCTCTGAATTTCCCAGATGGCATGCACACCGTGACCCACGGTCCAGCTGTCCCGCTGGACACAGCCACAGGTCACAACAGACCCGCTTCTGCCAACGTCCAAAACGCAGAGGGGTCCAAATGGGGAGCGGAGACGTTGAAAGCTGATCTTGACAATAACTTTTATTCAAAGGAGGTGTCCCTTTCTTTCCCTGAAAATGCTGTCAGTTCCACCCTCCCGGCCGGGGGGATGCCTGCTTTGTCTTTGAGTCACGGCAGCGAGAACTCAGCGTCTGTGATCAGCTACGGTGGCTCGGCGCCCTCGGTCATCGTGCACAGCAGCCAGTTTTCGTCGGTCATCGTGCACAGCGGCATGGTGGCTGCCCTGTCCAGCAGCAACCCCAGGGCCCCTTCAGGCCCGGCTGTCGGTCAGACCGTGAAAGAGGACAGCAAGCCCGAGCCAGACAAAGTGGGGAGAGTGGTCAGCAGACACAGAGGcattaaggagaaaaagaaaaccatccCCTGTGACAGGGGAGACGTTCCAGAGGAATCGAGATCCGCTGCCGATCCCGGAGGGTCGCTGAGCAAAGCCACGAACGTCAGCAAAGAAACCAGTAAAATCGAAACCTACATCGCGAAGCCTGCTCTCCCTGGCACCTCCACAAACAGCAACGTCGCGCCCCTCTGCCAAATAACAGTCAAAATCGGGAACGAAGCCATTGTGAAAAGGCATATCCTAGGATCCAAGCTGTTCTATAAAAGAGGGAGAAGGCCCAAGTACGAAGCGCAGGAGGAGACGTTGCCACAAGAGGGTGACCTGGACACCAAGGCCGACGGCCCGCTCGACCTCTGCCAGTCCGAGTGCATGGACATGAGCGAGATGTTCGATGAGGCAAGCGACCAGGATTCCACGGACAAGCCATGGCGCCCTTACTACAACTACAAACCCAAAAAGAAATCGCGACAGTTGAGGAAAATGAGGAAGGCCAGCTGGAGGAAGGAGCACGGGGGCAGGAGCCCAGGCACCAAGTATAAATACCCGGCAGAACTGGACTGCGCCGTGGGCAAGGCTCCTCCGGAGAAGGCCTtcgaggaagaagaaaacaaagagatgCCCAAGCTGCAGTGTGAGCTCTGCGACGGAGACAAGGCCTTGGGGACCGGGAACCTGGGAAGGCCCCACCGGCACCTCACCGCCAGGCCGTACGCCTGCGAGTTCTGCGCCAAGCAGTTCCAGAACCCTTCCACGCTCAAGATGCACATGCGGTGTCACACCGGAGAGAAGCCGTACCCGTGCAAGACCTGCGGGCGGTGCTTTTCGGTGCAAGGAAACCTGCAGAAACACGAACGCATCCACCTGGGCGTCAAGGAGTTCATCTGCCAGTACTGCAACAAGGCGTTCACGCTGAACGAGACCCTCAAAATCCACGAGAGGATCCACACGGGCGAGAAGCGTTACCACTGTCAGTTCTGCTTCCAGAGCTTCTTGTACCTCTCCACAAAAAGGAATCACGAGCAGAGGCACGTTCGAGAGCACGCCGGGAAGGGCTTTGCCTGCTTCCAGTGCCCCAAAATTTGCAAAACAGCTGCTGCCCTGGGAATGCACCAGAAGAAACACTTATTCAAAAGCCCGAGTCAGCAGGAGAAAACAGAAGGTGATGTGTACCACGAAAACTCAGAT